The Halomicronema hongdechloris C2206 genome includes a window with the following:
- a CDS encoding peptidoglycan-binding domain-containing protein has translation MNDITEPATMTSFDSQDFVGQLIQASTRYTTTLQEYCYLAMQPTLSAADEDYLANILAQATRDPLLSFWIDEADHFIAHQLGLIDEAFIAQQQGKLRRAISQTWIDTLWSNLQNRTKALQAYLQRLGFYQGAIDGIEGPFTQAAIRAWQQQGSDDMGLVGS, from the coding sequence ATGAACGACATTACTGAACCAGCCACCATGACATCCTTTGACTCTCAGGACTTTGTCGGCCAGTTGATACAGGCATCCACTCGCTACACTACTACCCTGCAGGAGTATTGTTACCTAGCGATGCAACCAACCTTATCGGCAGCCGACGAAGATTACCTGGCCAATATTTTGGCGCAAGCAACCCGCGATCCCCTGTTGAGTTTTTGGATTGACGAAGCGGATCACTTTATAGCTCACCAACTCGGGCTCATTGATGAAGCCTTTATCGCTCAACAACAGGGTAAATTACGGCGGGCCATTAGCCAAACCTGGATAGATACCCTCTGGAGCAATCTGCAAAACCGCACTAAGGCCCTACAAGCCTATCTGCAACGCCTAGGATTTTATCAAGGAGCGATTGACGGCATTGAAGGACCCTTTACTCAAGCTGCTATCCGAGCGTGGCAACAGCAAGGATCAGATGACATGGGGCTTGTGGGTAGCTAG
- a CDS encoding sigma-70 RNA polymerase sigma factor region 4 domain-containing protein, giving the protein MTQFEENQRCQGVSLPFESPPQDVLDHALDEILGKGNPYSYSVLTAIERSLRQNRLSPMVEAYEILNEAYLRGKKQLQAGLVIYNPHAWLKYTGFNVIRERRRKQRARATDPGIVAALVSDQRPGPVQRSILEAEIEALHQAMEQLRDEEPEAAELLYLRTVEGWSWRQIRQWLIRQGRDAPHEVTLRQRGSRAKKRLRNIFHRVMD; this is encoded by the coding sequence ATGACTCAATTTGAAGAGAATCAGCGGTGTCAGGGCGTTTCGTTACCGTTTGAGTCACCGCCGCAGGACGTTTTAGACCATGCTCTAGATGAAATTCTAGGCAAGGGAAATCCGTACTCCTATTCTGTACTGACAGCTATAGAGCGCAGTCTCAGACAGAATCGGCTATCTCCCATGGTAGAAGCTTACGAAATTTTGAATGAAGCCTATTTGCGAGGTAAGAAACAACTCCAGGCTGGATTGGTCATTTACAATCCCCATGCCTGGCTGAAGTACACGGGATTCAATGTCATTCGTGAACGCCGACGTAAACAACGGGCTAGGGCAACTGATCCTGGCATTGTGGCGGCTTTGGTGTCTGACCAACGGCCAGGTCCAGTGCAGCGTTCTATCCTGGAGGCAGAAATTGAAGCGCTGCATCAGGCGATGGAGCAACTACGAGATGAAGAGCCCGAGGCAGCTGAATTGCTTTATCTCAGAACAGTAGAAGGATGGTCTTGGCGGCAAATTCGGCAGTGGTTGATACGCCAAGGACGAGACGCTCCCCATGAAGTTACGTTGCGACAGCGGGGA